From Streptomyces sp. Tu6071:
TTGCGTTGCTTCAGACCGGGCTTTTGGAGCACGCGGCCGAGCATAATATTTGCACCATGATGACGCTTCATCAGCAGGTTGAGGAGGCGGCGGCTTTCGCGGAGAAAATGCCGGAGACGGCGGCGGAGCTTTACCGGAATGAGGTGTCGGCGGAGGATTTTGCCCTGGCCGAGGAGCTCCCGGCCTCCGAGGTGGGTGGGGGGTTCTACGAGCTGGAGCCGGGGCGTCATGTGCCGCCGTCGCGGGTGTGGTCGCGGTGGCTGTATGGGGAGCATCCTGTGGCCGAACGGCGTTCTGTGCTGCGGGAGTTCGCGAACGGGATGGACGCGGAGGGGCGGCGGGTGCACCGGGCGTTCCTCGCTTCCGTACGGGTCCTGGGTGAGGGCGTCGACATCGTCGGGGAGCGCGGGGTCGAGGCGATCTGCTTTGCCGACGCACGCGGGTCTCAGGTGGAGATCGTGCAGAACATCGGGCGCGCGTTGCGCCAGAACCCGGATGGGCGGGCGAAGACGGCGCGGATCATCGTGCCGGTCTTCCTGCGGCCGGACGAGGACGGGGAGGGCATGGTGGCGTCGGAGGCGTACCGGCCGCTCGTCGCCGTACTCCAGGGCCTGCGCTCGCACGACGAGCACCTGGTCGAGAAACTCATGCTGCGGGCGCGCGTACGGGCCGAGAGCGCGAGCGCGCGCAGCGCGGAGGAGGGCGGTGCGGGGCCCTCGCGGCTCCTGTCGGACTCCGGGACGGCGGCTGCGGCCTCCGAGGGCGTCGAGGGCCAGGAGCAGGGCGAGGACGGCGCCGAGGCGGAGTCGGTGCTGCTGCGGTTCTCCTCGCCGCGCGCGGCGTCGACGGTCGCGGCGTTCCTGCGGACGCGGGTGTACCAGCCCGAGTCGCTGGTGTGGCTGGAGGGGTACGAGGCCCTGCGCGCCTGGCGGGCCGAGCAAGGGGTGAGCGGGGTGTGCGCGGTCCCGTACGACGCCGAGGTCGCCGCGGGGGCCTCGCGGCGGTACCCGGTCGGGCGGTGGACCGCCGCGCAACGCCGCGCCCGCCGCGAGGGCACCCTCAGCGCACACCGCGTCGAGCTCCTCGACGCGGAGGGCATGGTGTGGGAGCCGCGCGAGGAGGAATGGGAGCGCACGCTCGCGGGGCTTCGCTCCTACCGGACGGCGTACGGGCACCTCGCCCCCCACAGGCGCGAAACCTGGGGCGAAGACGAGGGTGAGGACGTCGTACGCGTCGGGGACCTGATGGCGAACCTCCGCCGCAAGGACGGACTCGGGAAGGACGCGAAGCGGGCCGCCGCGCGCGCCGCGCAGCTGAGGGCCGTCGATGCGGACTGGGACTGCCCGTGGCCGCTGGACTGGCAGCGCTGCTGCCGGAAACTCGTGCTCCTGGCCGCGGACGAGCCCGGCGGGCGCCTGCCGGAGATCGCGCCCGGGGTCTGCCTGGACGGGGATGACCTCGGGGTGTGGGTCGCGCGGCAGCAGGAGCCGCGGGTGTGGGCGCGGCTCAGCACCGAGCAGCGGGCGCGGCTCGAAGCGCTCGGGCTGCGGCCCACCGAAGCGGCCCCGGGGCGGGGTGTGGAGGGCACGGGGGCGGCGGGGAGCATGAAGCGGACGGCGACGGCGCGAACGGCTTTTCAGCGGGGTGTGGCGGCGCTCGCGCAGTGGGTCGAGCGGGAAGGCGCGGGGAAACCCGTACCCCGCAAACACGTCGAGACCGTCAGCGTCGACGGCGAGGACGTCGACGTACGCCTCGGCGTATGGATCTCGAACACCAAGAGCCGGTACGACGGGCTGAGCGAGGACGAACGCGCGCAGCTCACCGCACTCGGAATGCCCTGGGCAGGATGACGAGCAGGCGGCGGATGCGACCAGCGTAGGAGGGGCGGGGAGCGGCGGCAGCCGGACCGGGCCCGGCTGCCGCCGGTCAGCCCAGGCGGCAGGTGCGCCAGTGCAGGCCCGTACGGACGAGGGGGCCGCTCTCCTCCAGCGCCTTCAGGTGGTGGGCGATGGTGCCGAGCGCGAGCCCGGTGACGCGCTGGATCTGCCGTACGGACGGTCCCTGGCCGGTCTCGGCGATCGTGTCCCGTACGGCGGCGAGCACGCGGTGGCGCCCGTCCCCCGCCGTCACCTGGTCC
This genomic window contains:
- a CDS encoding DEAD/DEAH box helicase translates to MSVSRVPLRKHQVELMSDLRKWVRVAARESARTERGARATVVSATGTGKTISAAAAALELFPSGRVLVMVPTLDLLVQTAQSWRAVGHTAPMVGVCSLPRDLLLEELRVRTTTHPIRLALWAGSGPVVVLATYSSLVGEDGQGGPLEAALAGAGLYGQRMDGFDLAVVDEAHRTAGSAEKAWAAIHDNARFPAAHRLYLTATPRVLAPARPARHEGEEGRGEAPALVTMANDPAGEYGAWIHELGLSEAIARKIVAPFEIDVLEITDPEPELMEGLDREARRGRRLALLQTGLLEHAAEHNICTMMTLHQQVEEAAAFAEKMPETAAELYRNEVSAEDFALAEELPASEVGGGFYELEPGRHVPPSRVWSRWLYGEHPVAERRSVLREFANGMDAEGRRVHRAFLASVRVLGEGVDIVGERGVEAICFADARGSQVEIVQNIGRALRQNPDGRAKTARIIVPVFLRPDEDGEGMVASEAYRPLVAVLQGLRSHDEHLVEKLMLRARVRAESASARSAEEGGAGPSRLLSDSGTAAAASEGVEGQEQGEDGAEAESVLLRFSSPRAASTVAAFLRTRVYQPESLVWLEGYEALRAWRAEQGVSGVCAVPYDAEVAAGASRRYPVGRWTAAQRRARREGTLSAHRVELLDAEGMVWEPREEEWERTLAGLRSYRTAYGHLAPHRRETWGEDEGEDVVRVGDLMANLRRKDGLGKDAKRAAARAAQLRAVDADWDCPWPLDWQRCCRKLVLLAADEPGGRLPEIAPGVCLDGDDLGVWVARQQEPRVWARLSTEQRARLEALGLRPTEAAPGRGVEGTGAAGSMKRTATARTAFQRGVAALAQWVEREGAGKPVPRKHVETVSVDGEDVDVRLGVWISNTKSRYDGLSEDERAQLTALGMPWAG
- a CDS encoding LexA family protein; translated protein: MPPAHARVPALAGDQVTAGDGRHRVLAAVRDTIAETGQGPSVRQIQRVTGLALGTIAHHLKALEESGPLVRTGLHWRTCRLG